From one Thalassoglobus sp. JC818 genomic stretch:
- a CDS encoding phytanoyl-CoA dioxygenase family protein, producing the protein MNFSQHSVDDSQGNVDAGRKGMVNHSGTVPLSRGQIDLWKRSGYVVIREVFTASEVAALSVDAWRLTREQHLIDRNNLRCRFRETFDGSESLWETFDPVIDLSPDCARFSGDPRLMGILHGLYGEPACLFKDKLIFKQPGTKGYELHQDWISWPGFPRSFLTVLIPIDPSTAENGCTEVFPGYHRQGPLTPQDGQYHQLPDTAVEESRCVPLELQPGDIAVFDGFTPHRSSSNRSQSWRRQLYLSYNAESDGGHQRETHYVEFHDYLQCRGAGPDRSALYFR; encoded by the coding sequence GTGAATTTTAGTCAACACTCGGTCGACGATTCGCAGGGAAACGTAGATGCTGGCAGAAAGGGAATGGTGAATCACTCAGGAACCGTACCTCTGTCGCGGGGGCAGATTGACCTGTGGAAACGATCTGGGTACGTGGTTATTCGCGAAGTTTTCACGGCCTCTGAAGTGGCGGCTCTGTCTGTCGATGCTTGGCGACTCACACGCGAGCAGCACTTGATCGACAGAAACAATCTGCGCTGCCGCTTTCGGGAGACTTTTGACGGATCGGAATCACTCTGGGAGACATTCGACCCCGTGATTGATCTCAGCCCCGACTGCGCGCGGTTCTCCGGCGACCCGCGGTTGATGGGGATCCTTCATGGTCTCTATGGGGAACCGGCCTGTCTCTTCAAAGACAAGTTAATTTTCAAACAGCCGGGAACCAAAGGCTATGAATTGCATCAGGATTGGATTTCCTGGCCTGGCTTCCCGCGCAGCTTTCTGACTGTTCTGATCCCGATTGATCCATCGACCGCAGAGAATGGCTGCACTGAAGTGTTCCCCGGTTATCATCGGCAGGGACCGCTGACGCCGCAGGATGGACAGTATCATCAGTTGCCTGATACGGCGGTTGAGGAGTCTCGATGTGTCCCGCTTGAGTTGCAGCCAGGTGACATCGCTGTGTTTGACGGTTTCACGCCGCACCGCTCCTCTTCCAATCGGTCCCAGTCGTGGAGACGGCAGTTGTACCTGAGTTACAACGCCGAATCGGACGGCGGTCACCAGCGCGAGACTCACTACGTGGAGTTTCATGACTATCTGCAATGTCGCGGCGCCGGACCGGATCGCTCAGCTCTGTATTTCCGGTGA
- a CDS encoding DUF1559 domain-containing protein, whose amino-acid sequence MRTVSRRGFTLIELLVVIAIIAILIALLLPAVQQAREAARRLQCKSHLKQLGIAMHNYHDVHSRLPPNLIPGGRPGSGGYIGYSRGNWGVMAYLTPFLEQSAVFGLLNLESSTYQNVDGAWIIPDGNNRLAAATLVPLYLCPSDSSQKVSMNWGVTEGIGPTNYCANMGTGIDPAGVNHGSPYDADGVFFADSGIRISQIRDGSSNTAAMSESLLGTGPMVSGSSAPPGSEQEVYRNLQFGQSITDVTCAAATTYNSADPRQFSWYSGEIRCASYNHYYSPNSSNYDCVANGPASLGYIASGWKAARSRHSGGVNLLLCDGSARFISDSIDMGIWRSLATRSGGEVVGEF is encoded by the coding sequence ATGCGTACGGTCTCACGTCGTGGTTTTACTCTGATTGAGCTATTGGTTGTGATCGCCATCATTGCCATTCTCATCGCACTTCTGTTGCCTGCCGTTCAGCAAGCGCGCGAGGCTGCACGTCGCTTGCAGTGCAAGAGTCACTTGAAGCAGCTCGGGATCGCGATGCACAACTATCATGACGTGCACAGTCGACTTCCACCGAATCTCATCCCCGGGGGACGACCTGGATCAGGAGGTTACATTGGGTACTCCAGGGGTAACTGGGGAGTCATGGCATACCTCACGCCGTTCCTCGAGCAGTCAGCGGTGTTTGGTCTTCTGAACCTAGAATCGTCCACGTATCAAAACGTAGACGGCGCATGGATTATTCCGGATGGCAACAATCGCCTAGCTGCCGCCACGCTTGTTCCGCTTTATCTGTGCCCTTCTGATTCATCTCAGAAGGTGTCGATGAATTGGGGAGTGACCGAGGGTATCGGACCGACCAACTACTGCGCCAACATGGGAACTGGCATTGACCCAGCTGGTGTGAATCATGGTTCTCCGTACGATGCCGATGGTGTCTTTTTTGCAGATTCCGGGATCCGAATTAGTCAAATTCGGGATGGATCGAGCAATACCGCTGCGATGTCAGAGAGCCTGCTTGGCACCGGACCAATGGTTAGCGGTTCTTCCGCGCCTCCGGGCTCCGAGCAAGAGGTCTACCGAAATCTTCAGTTTGGTCAAAGCATCACTGACGTCACTTGTGCAGCTGCAACGACATACAACTCTGCCGATCCGCGGCAATTTTCGTGGTACTCCGGAGAAATTCGCTGCGCCTCTTACAACCACTACTACAGCCCCAACAGCAGCAACTATGACTGTGTCGCCAACGGGCCGGCGAGCCTTGGGTACATAGCCTCGGGCTGGAAGGCCGCTAGAAGCCGACATTCAGGAGGAGTGAATCTGTTGCTCTGCGACGGATCTGCCCGCTTCATTAGTGACAGTATCGACATGGGGATCTGGCGCAGCTTGGCAACACGAAGTGGCGGGGAGGTTGTTGGTGAATTTTAG